The following is a genomic window from Brachionichthys hirsutus isolate HB-005 chromosome 15, CSIRO-AGI_Bhir_v1, whole genome shotgun sequence.
AATATACACTGTACTGACAAATGTATTCACTCAGCTAACCAAATCACTGAATCCAGGTGTTCCAATCACTCCCATGGCCACAGGTGTATAAAACCAAGCAGCTAGGCATGCAGACTACGTCTACAAACATCTGTGAGAGAACAGGTCGCGCTCAGCAGTTCAGTGAATTCCAGCGCGGGACCGATAGGATGCCGCCTGGGCAATAAATCCAGTCGTGAACTTTCCTCACTACTAAATATTCCACAATCAACTGTTAGTGATACTATAACGCAGTGGAGGCTATAGGGAACGACAGCAACACAGCCATGAAGTGGTAGGCCACGCAAAATGGCAGAGCGGGGTCAGCGGATGATGGGGCGCGTAGTGCGCAGAGGGCGCCAACTTTCTGCAGAGTCAGTAGCTACAGACCTCCAAGCTTCATGAGATTAGCTCATGAAATGAGTTCTGTCCATTCACCTGTCATGGCTGCAGCAAGTACAAAAAAGAAAGttggcaatgaagaaagaaaaattcACTGAAAGAACGGTCTGCTTGATTTGCCacgttaataataataatactgttaaTACTTGTAAATGTTACCACGCATGAAAAGCTGTCCAAGAGTGACCGTGTTAAAAAATGAGGAAACTCAAAATACAGGTGGCCTGAATGCGCTGAATGGCAGCCTTCAATGAAAAGACGCAAGCGTTCTCTAACTATTTGCACACATCACGGACTTTGGGACAAAGCTAGAACTTTTCCAGAGACACTGGTCACTAATGGAGTCGTGCACCGTGTCATTTCCAAGCTCTGCGTCACATCCCGGTTGACAATATGTGTGTGGATGAGAAGCGGTATGCAGATGACATCGTGTTCTTCGCTGGTGAGTTCAACGACCGCTTTTGAGATGTTGCCGCTATCAAAAAGGACATGTTGTTATTCTACTTGGACCCTGATGAGACGCcacctcacctgcagctggagctgatgGAACGTCGGCCTGACAGCGAATGACGCAGCGACACCTGTAGCTCCCTTGTGTCTTATAACCGGCAGCTGGATAAGAAGAAGTTTACAGACAGGCGcgcatttgaaaataaaatgttaaattcgTTGTCCAATGTGAGCAGACTTTGTCTGTTCTGAACTTGAACCAATCGCATCTCTACCAATGTTCTCCTACCTACACTTCTCAAACGTTCTTCACGTTAGCGTCAGCGGCTTgtctgttgttttgttgtgcgACATGTCTGTTATCACACAGAGTTGCATTTTACAGAGTTTCTGTACTTTTCTGCTGGAATTTTGGATAATTTGTGTGTCCTGATGTGTCCATCTGAGCGCTTACATTCAGCAACTGTATTGTTTATAgcatataaatgaaaatattaaataaaataacatttatgtgcatctttgattgttttaaatattgtcGTCAGGGACTGTTGACCAAATCTGGCCCCTCCTTTAAAAATGTTTGGACACCCCTACATTAAGTTAATGATAAATTAAGTATTCCCTTCATAATCCTTGGAAGTTGAGTTTGGACAACTGAACTTCGGATTAATCTGAAGGTGTTTTCCCTCTCGTCCAAGAGAGGCAAAACGTCAAATCAACTGGTAACTTCTTAAGGACCAACGGACGGGTGGGGGGAGGATGGGCTGCAGATACTCTGGAAAGGTCAGCAAGATACTGACAGTCAATAGAACTGCAGAAGAGTTGAAAGATTTTTACTCCCCTCCAGTCAGAACTCGAGAAGTGAAACTTCTTCAAACCCTAAACAGAGTCcagttgcttcagattcaaTCTTCAAGAATTAAAACATCCTGGATGAAGGAAATCGACAGCAACATATTTAACAGCCATGTTTAAGAAATATAATGAATCTTCCTGGATCCAATGTTCCAAAGGGACTTTTTATTttgagacaggaagtgctctGGTAGGACACATCTGAGACATGTGTCTAATTCTCAGTGTCAATGCTTAATTAGTGTTTGTATGTCATTCTTTATCTCGTAGTTGATTTAGAGCCTCGTCTTTTCACATATGCAGGTAAAGGTTCGCAGAATCTGTGGGAAGATTATCTTTCCATTCATAATCTCGTTGTGTTTTGACTTTTCAATTTATGAGTAAATGCTTGTCAATGAGGAAATGTCCCTGAGGTCTAAGAACCGGGTTACACTTCAATGGGATTTAATCAAACATGCGAGAAAGGGCTATTCTGTTACAGGGCAGTCACTTCTTCAACTTTCCCAGTCGGGATTACACAATATCCATCCAAGAACATTTCATTAACGAGCTGGTTTTCATGACTGTCGAGTGTTGGACTTCTTCACGTCGGTCACATGGCTTAAGTTTTATTCCTTTTTGGATTCACTTGGGAGGGTTACGCTTAGAGTTTTTCCCACATTGTCTAAAAGAAAAGTatgtcagtattttttttaatcttttgttttttttatgtaaattgTGTTAGATTAAtatgtcagaggtcagaggtcgtctTCCACTCAATCCAGCAACATTTTTACAAACATGTAAGATCGCAGCTTCCAGAAACTCCAGACACTCGTCTCTGATGTGGGTTCCATCGAGGTCACGACGAGGGATTTTCCCTAAACATGTGACACTTTTTGTGTCTCCCTTGCCTGTTTGATACTGTACAGCCATTTAATGACTCTTGCATTTCGCTCCACAGCTGAGATTCCGTACGGAACGCGTTCACCAACAGTCTCGTCATCATCCTCGCCTCCATCTGAGAGTCCATCATTTGACGATCGGCGCGACTGATCGCAGTCGGAGGAGACCATGGAGGCCGATCGGAAAGTCAGGCTGATGATATCCGAGTTGGCACGTGCAAAGTTCTCCGGACCAACGGCTTCCAGCTCCTCAGGTTCAAGGCCGCAGTAGTTGAAAAAGTGCTCCACGTCTGCTCCAGCCCAGGCATGCGGGTCTGACAGGTCCGATTTAGATCTCTGCAGTGAGGAGCGGCGAGCCGCAGAAGAACCGGGCGCTGGCTCCAGTTTCGGATCTGTTGAAGTATTAGAAGGTTCTCTGAAATCACAAGGTAGTGATTGAGGGGCAGTACTGTCACAGAGCGAGGGGGGTGGAGTTGGACAAGGCAGCGACATGGAAATTGGGGGCGGGAGTGAGGCCAAATTGGGTTTTGGAGGGATGGGAGGtgctgaggagctgctggaatGAGCTGGGTGAGTTTTGCCATTGCATAGTCTCAGGAGATCAGAGGACGAGTGGGACGTAAGCAGAGGTGGTAGCGGGGAGTGACATCTGCTGATTCGTCCTCCTTTATTCCCCCTCCCATCCAGGACATGTCTGCTAAGGTTGAGGTTTCCTCCCTGCAGTGGACTGCAACGCCCCCCGCTGTTGATAGGGGGGACCTTCAATGAATGGGAGAAGGATCGAAGCGAGTATGAGGTGCTCGGACTGGGAGCTGAGTCTGTTGGCTGCTCATTAAGTGTCAGTGTAGATCGGTAGGTTAAAGGCACCCTAGGAGGAAACAAGAGATAAATACATGCAGTCCTGCACAATATGCAAACGGTTAGGGTGGCAAGATCAAGTTCAATCCAGTCCAAACTAATCCAGATTCAAATGGCGTTCATTCAATCCAGTCCAAACTAATCCAGATTCAAATGGCGTTCATTCAATCCAGTCCAAAATAATCCAGATTCAAATGGCGTTCATTCAATCCAGTCCAAACTAATCCAGATTCAAATGGCGTTCATTCAATCCAGTCCAAAATAATCCAGATTCAAATGGCGTTCATTCAATCCAGTCCAAAATAATCCAGATTCAAATGGCGTTCATTCAATCCAGTCCAAAATAATCCAGATTCAAATGGCGTTCATTCAATCCAGTCCAAACTAGTCCAGATTCAAATGGCGTTCATTCAATCCAGTCCAATCTGATCCAGATTCAAATGGCGTTCATTCAATCCAGTCCAAACTAGTCCAGATTCAAATGGCGTTCATTCAATCCAGTCCAAACTAATCCAGGTTCAAATGGAGTTCATTCAATTCAGTCCAATCTGATCCAGATTCAAATGGCGTTCATTCAATCCAGTCCAAACTCATCCAGATTCAAATGGCGTTCATTCAATCCAGCCCAATCTAGTCCAGATTCAAATGGCGTTCATTCAATCCAGTCCAATCTAATCCAGATTTAAATGGAGTTCATTCACATACTGTCAATTCTTGTTTCCACGTTTATGTCAGTTTAACAGAAACTAAATTATCCAGAAAAAAGCAGGGGGGAAAGCAAATTATTCAGAAGAGTTCTGGCTTGACCGTTTCAATGAGTCCAGCTTCCAGATGAGTTCTTTTCTCTCGACACTTTCATGGCTGCTCATCAGAAGGTCctcctgtctctgcttgtcCAATTAGATTCAGACTTTTGCAATTAGCATAATGAGGACTAGGTGGCGCTATAGGAGTCTGCAGGAAGTCTGCAGCAGACCGCCCCAGGTCACCCTGAAGATTCAGGCTCAAAgaagccaacaggacaacaACGTCcacaaaaagcagagatgaaatcatgtggtccccaaaccagaacccccccccccccccccgcctaaccctaacccccccccccgagatgcTACGAGGGACTGTGGTTTACACAACATTGCACACAACAGCTTAGTGTAAGTTTTTACCGCGATGGTGTCCAACTCCTGGCTGATGACCTCAACAGCACGCCACTctttgctccgcctccttttCCTTCAGATCCTTCTCCCGAGGAGGACGATGAGTTGAGAAGATTTTTGAGGATCTCCAGGTTCAAATTGTCTCTTTTGCCGCTGCTGCTCGTCGCACACGTGCCTGACTTGGCGTTGTTGTTGGACGCTTTGAACGCTACGCCGCCACCAGTTCCTCCTCCACCAATCCCAGGTTTCCTCTTGGGCAGGAAGTtgtggccaatcagaggctTGGCCAGCATTGGCGGTTTGATCGGCTCCTGTTTGGCATTGATCACCTCTTGACTCTTGACATACTTGGCCTTGTCAGCTTCCAGCCTTTCGACAGCACTGAGACGCTTTGGGTTCGGATCCACCTGACAGAAGTGACAAATAAAGTTAGttagttagcatgtcctctgtagtggacatttgtcccaggaggatataatGATGCTATGTAGACAGTACCTGTCTCCTGAAGTAGTCGGGGCCCTTATTGAGGATGCGGAGGGGTACAGAGGAACTGAAGGGTGTCACAAGGCCGGCCGCCTTGTTATCTGGCAGCACTGGAGTCATTGTCTCTGTCGGCATGGTAACGAGGTGACTGGGGTGGCTGGCCGTGGTGACAGTGGGTGGAGGGAGGTTGACAGAGGCCGGGGGCACAAGAGGACCCCCAAAACAAAGCGTTTAGAAGAACGTGTTTCTCCTGGCCCCCCATGTTGCCCGTGTGGCCATGACGAAGGCAGATTctgtgcttgggggggggggggggggggttgtacttATAAATGATTGTACATTGTTGTGCAGCTCCACTAACTTGAACAACTGATTGACTAAGTTACTACGCTTTGGCAAAAAAGGAAAGGGAGGAGCCAAAGCGTTTCAGTGCTTCCTGCTTCCACAGGGCTAACGGTTGGTGGGAATAGAAAGTCCAGCTGCCTCGGTTCCATCTGTTCACCTCTGCGTTCAGCTCCACACACTGTCTGGAATTCACGACAAGAGAAAAAAGAGCCAATAGCTTTAAAGTTATACACGCTTACGTTTCTGAGACGAAGTCAGTGCAGAGAACATCGATTCCTGTCGCGGGACACTGACAGATGACAGACAATAATTCTTGTTATTACCCGTTGgcttattaaaatgttaaacatgctgAACTATTCTTTAGCAGCTTTTTGTCCTGCTTgacaattttacattgaaatcgtcacaaagctgctgcgtTTGggcgtttctttttctttttacactaCAAGAGAGAAAAgctaaaactcaggacaccgTGTTGGATTTTGGCGCCatgttattagcattgatttgaatgttttaagaCGACGGAAcagatttaattattttcaggTATTCCTGTATTGTAGCATACAGAGTGGAGTTAtagccacttcctgtttcattcaTGTGCGATACGGATTACCCAGCCTGCATTGCGGGTTGTGAGAGACAGACACTTTGCCATGTCCCTTTCTGATCTCCATATGTAACTCACCATTTAGGTTGAATTTCACACAAAGTTTcccaaattgtgtttttgttctccaAAAATGCAATTAATTTGGAAAacaataatagtagtagtaataacattattaattattaataatagtGCTAACTTATTATTATGATTCTAACACACAAGAGTCCTCCCACTGCTTCGAGCTCAGTCCCTAACAGCAGCAATAATGATAATATGaacaatagtagtagtaataatattaataataatagtgctaACTTATTATTATGTATCAATAATGATAATATGAACAATAAtagtattaataatattaaaaataatagtgctaacttattattatgtataataatgataatatgaACAATAAtagtattaataatattaataataatagtgctaacttattattatgtatcaataatgataatatgaacaataatagtagtaataatattaataataatagtgctaacttattattatgtataataatgataatatgaACAATAAtagtattaataatattattaataataggGTATTTGTGCTGATTGGTTCTCGGGCCCCTGAGAAGATTAGAAGTCAAACAAGAATTAAAAGTATATAAAAATGCTCATCCTTTTATGACTTTAGtcattttacagttttatttaaaaaaaaatctaaaaatccTCTCCTTATAGAGAAACAGCAAATCAGAGGCTTCACATGAGCAGCCTTTACAAAATCACTTCTCCTGCGCGTGTCTGTGCACACATTTATTCACGCGCACGCTGATGCTGGTGGTGCAATGAGATGCcaatgagaccccccccccccccccccccccagcaacaaCAAGCGCAGCCATGGATGCGTTCTGGTCCGGAATGTGTTCCGGAGCGTCTCTAGACGCGGCGCTTCGCGCTTCGCGCTTCAGCCGCCGGGGCGGAAGGAAGTTGGGTTGGTTCGATCGTTGCTGCATGTATGACGGAAACGTCCTGACAAACAATAGCCTTAATCCGACATGAATGgaaatggaggagagagagagagagggagagggagagggagggagagagggagagggagagagagagagaaccctgCTGTGCGCGTCGTCACCGGGTTCAAAGCGTTCCGGTCGTCATAGGTTCGGGACCGGGATGTCAGGTAAGCTCGTTATCCATCCTTACCTGCTACAAAGCGCGTCTCAGCCCGCTGCTCGGGAGACGGGTTGAGCCTGACAGCATCCTCTCCGCACGGAGCAGCGACGCTTTCACAGAGGAAGAGCTTCCGGTCAGAACCTTCAAAATAAGGGTCACACATTTCATAGCTTTTGTATTGGTTATTTCCTCATCTCCTTTCGGCATGTTCACGTCAGGATTACCACAGTGggtcatcttcttcttcttcatcttcctctttccttAAACCGATCACCTGTATGCCCTATCCCACTgcaacacacaaactccctgagcagtccctcaGACAACataatacatttgattttaaacgcactttacatttgaaagtgcacaatagtataaaaataaacaaaataaaaacaatagatatctaataatagataataataataataatagaatctcatcattagccggagcagccagtcaccggtcactcacgGACTCACcgtggaaaatagcacagaatgaatttttacgtgtttatgttattttcaatttaggttggattttttttttgtgcgcaacgtagactTTCGCCGCGCGAAGACCGtctcagctgtgcgtaattacgcacgagcgcacctcaGAGCGAATCATTGGTTATGACCCCTTTGAATCTCGTACAAAGGGAATCGAACGTAATGAGACACATCACAAACTGcaacaaacatatatatatatttattcattttgacaaAGGGACCAACTTAAAACTAGAAGAGCCTATTAAATTCTAAGCAAGGCCTACCTCCTCCTGCATGAACGAATGAATGGTGAGCCGgccaaaatgaacaaaagtaACAACAGCAAAAAGAACGTTGCGGTCCCTCACGATCGCCACTAAGGTCTCCGCAGGTGATTGCTGATCGGCCGCTCCTGTTTGAAGGACAAAATGAGGAAGGCTCATGCATGAGGAGTGGCGCCTGCATAGATACACCGTGAGCAGTCTCTCTCACCTTTACGTCTACCTTAGATCTACATTATAGCACATTTA
Proteins encoded in this region:
- the fam110b gene encoding protein FAM110B, which translates into the protein MPTETMTPVLPDNKAAGLVTPFSSSVPLRILNKGPDYFRRQVDPNPKRLSAVERLEADKAKYVKSQEVINAKQEPIKPPMLAKPLIGHNFLPKRKPGIGGGGTGGGVAFKASNNNAKSGTCATSSSGKRDNLNLEILKNLLNSSSSSGEGSEGKGGGAKSGVLLRSSARSWTPSRVPLTYRSTLTLNEQPTDSAPSPSTSYSLRSFSHSLKVPPINSGGRCSPLQGGNLNLSRHVLDGRGNKGGRISRCHSPLPPLLTSHSSSDLLRLCNGKTHPAHSSSSSAPPIPPKPNLASLPPPISMSLPCPTPPPSLCDSTAPQSLPCDFREPSNTSTDPKLEPAPGSSAARRSSLQRSKSDLSDPHAWAGADVEHFFNYCGLEPEELEAVGPENFARANSDIISLTFRSASMVSSDCDQSRRSSNDGLSDGGEDDDETVGERVPYGISAVERNARVIKWLYSIKQARETQKVSHV